Sequence from the Thermovirga sp. genome:
CTCCCGCCACCGCTGCCACAGCGGAGCCCAGGGCAAAGGTAAAGGAGATGATCCTCTTCGTATCGACGCCCATGGCGCTTGCCATCGCCATATCCTGGGAAGTCGCCTGCATGGCCAGGCCCACCTCGGTCTTGTCGGATATAAACCAAAGTACCAGGAGTATGACGAAGGAGGTCAGCAGCACGAGGATCTGCATCCCTCCTATGCTTATGCTTCCCAGGGTCAGCGAACTGAAGGTGAGCCTTCTCGGAAACCCTAATATATAAGGCCCGGCGACAATCCTGCAGAGTTCCTCGACGGAAAGGAAAATAGCGATGCTGGCGATGAGGGGCACGTAGGGCGGGAATTTGAGAAGAGGGTAGTAAACCAACTTTTCTATGGCCACTCCCACTAAGGCGCATGCCGCCATGGCCACGGCGATGGCCATGAAGAAACTGTCCGTAGCCTGGAAGGTGTAAAGGCCTACATAGGCCCCTATGGCGTAAACACCCGCGTGGGCGACATGGAGGATCCTGAGGATGCCGTAAACCATTGCGAGTCCCAGAGCCATGAGGGCGTATATCGAGCCTACGGCGAGTCCGTTGATGAGGTGTTCGGTAAATAGCTGCATATTCAACCCCTCTGACGAGATCGTCACCCCGTAGAACAGACCCGAAGCCCCTCAGGAAAACCAAGGGGAAAAGACTACCCTCCTAAAAAAGTGCCTCTCGAAGTTCCATGCATGCATGAGGGCTTCAAGGGGTGACCTTTTTGATCGAACATCTTACTATTTTAAGATATCATTGCCCTGCAAACAGTCAAGTATCATTTTAAGCTTCAAAATATTCCATGGAGGAAAACGCTGTGGAAAACTACTATTCGGGCAAGTTGAACGCGGCCAGGTTGATGGAAGTCTATCGAACGGACCTTCAGAGGGTCAGCCAGTACTTGCGGGAGGAAATATCCTACGTCGCAGGAAAACTCTCGGGCCGGGAAAGGGTGCTGGAACTGGGGGCAGGCTACGGGAGGATAATGAAGGAGATCGCGCCCTTCGCGGATTTCGTGCTCGGGCTGGACATCTCCGAAGACTCGGTTCTCTTCGGGAGAGAATACCTTAAGGACGTACCCAATTGCAGGCTCAAGACGGCTGATGCACATTCGATCGAGTATAAGTCCGAATTCGAGGTGGTCCTTTGCCTTCAGAATGGACTCTCCGCGATGAAAGGTGACCCCCTGAACCTAGTATCCAGGGGCGTAAGGGCTTTGGTCAAGGGCGGTAAGGCCTTCTTCAGCACCTACAGTGAAAAATTCTGGGAACCCCGGGTGGATTGGTTTCAAGAGCAGGCCGACAAAGGGTTGCTCGGTGAGATAGATCGGGAAAGGACTAAAAATGGCAAAATTGTCTGCCGGGACGGCTTTACGGCAACCACCTTCTCAAGGGATGAACTGGAAAAGCTGGGCCGGACGACCGGCCTTCCCTATATCATTGAGGAGGTCGATAAGTCCAGCCTTTTCTTGGTAATAGCTCAAACAGGATAGACTAAACGACCATCCGGATAGGGGGAAATTCTTACTTCACTTTGAATATCCATTCTCCAGCGGCTTCTACGTCACCGAACTGAATCCCCGTGAGGGTTTCGCAGAGCT
This genomic interval carries:
- a CDS encoding branched-chain amino acid ABC transporter permease, coding for MQLFTEHLINGLAVGSIYALMALGLAMVYGILRILHVAHAGVYAIGAYVGLYTFQATDSFFMAIAVAMAACALVGVAIEKLVYYPLLKFPPYVPLIASIAIFLSVEELCRIVAGPYILGFPRRLTFSSLTLGSISIGGMQILVLLTSFVILLVLWFISDKTEVGLAMQATSQDMAMASAMGVDTKRIISFTFALGSAVAAVAGVLVGIYYNQVYPTMGAVPAYKTLAIIVVGGLGSIPGAVLAALLLGLAEALLIGYAAIPLPRDALAFIAMIIVFMIRPQGLLGRKTR
- a CDS encoding class I SAM-dependent methyltransferase; translation: MENYYSGKLNAARLMEVYRTDLQRVSQYLREEISYVAGKLSGRERVLELGAGYGRIMKEIAPFADFVLGLDISEDSVLFGREYLKDVPNCRLKTADAHSIEYKSEFEVVLCLQNGLSAMKGDPLNLVSRGVRALVKGGKAFFSTYSEKFWEPRVDWFQEQADKGLLGEIDRERTKNGKIVCRDGFTATTFSRDELEKLGRTTGLPYIIEEVDKSSLFLVIAQTG